Part of the Leptotrichia massiliensis genome, TCTGGTATTCCCACGGATAGGCTCCAGAATTTTATAGGATAAATCCATAATTTCATTTGTAAGGCCCCATCCTGTTCCAAATAAAATTAAATACGGAGTATCGTCTTCGATGATTTCTTTGCCTAAATCAGCATATCCAACAGTATTTGGGAAAATTTTTGCTGAAGTTGTAATAATTTTTGGTTTTTTTCCTTCAATTTTTTCAATTGTTTTTATAGCACTTTGGACAGAATCTTCAAGTTCTGTATTTTCAAAGGCTTCGTTTCTATTTTTGTTAAATTCTATCCCATTTCCTTCAGTCCAGTATCCGATAATTCTGCCAGTCAGCTCTTTCTGGGCATCAACTGGAGTTATAATGAAATATTTTTTTATATCGTAAGTTCTGCAAGTCCTAGAAATATCGTGTATATCAAAGTTTGTGACAGAAGTTGCCACAACATCGTTATTTCTGTTGTAAACAGGGTAGTGGACAAGCCCCACATATATGTTATCTCTCATTTTGATATTCCTTTCAGTTTTTTATTTATTTCGTCTCTGCCTGTAGCCACGTATCTGTTCATTTTGCTCCTTATAAGCTAAAGCCATAATAAATAGCAGTACAGTTTGTACCCAAAAAATTGCAAAATCGGTAAAATTGTGTACTACAATTCCAGCAATTAGAGCAATTTTTAATACATTATTTCTGTCATTTTTCAAAATATCATACAAGTAGCGTAAAAACACAGCAAATAATGCTATTGTTCCAATTAGTCCGTAACTTAAAAGCAGTTCTACAAGTGCATTATGTGAATGTGGATACACATAATTGGTAAATTTGTAGTAAAAAAAGTTTCCGTGTCCATACAGGATATTGGTTTTTTTAAAAATTCTAAACGCCATATCAATAATTTCGACTCTTAGCCAGAAATATTCTATTAACGTACTTTCACGCAAGAATGGGAAAA contains:
- a CDS encoding RNA methyltransferase, encoding MRDNIYVGLVHYPVYNRNNDVVATSVTNFDIHDISRTCRTYDIKKYFIITPVDAQKELTGRIIGYWTEGNGIEFNKNRNEAFENTELEDSVQSAIKTIEKIEGKKPKIITTSAKIFPNTVGYADLGKEIIEDDTPYLILFGTGWGLTNEIMDLSYKILEPIRGNTRYNHLCVRSAVSIILDRLLGEN